A portion of the Oscillospiraceae bacterium genome contains these proteins:
- the mscL gene encoding large conductance mechanosensitive channel protein MscL, with protein sequence MPEKESKGIKKFFEEFKAFAMRGNVLDMAVGVVVGGAFTAIVTALVDDVINPLIGLFFKADFSDVVISLGGSSIKIGEFVNSVINFLIVAFVLFVVIKFINGLHKKPAAPAAPAEPTTKVCPYCQTEIPIKAVRCPHCTSKLEGFPEINVGSRNSCT encoded by the coding sequence ATGCCAGAAAAAGAGAGCAAGGGGATCAAGAAATTCTTTGAGGAATTCAAGGCCTTTGCCATGCGCGGCAACGTGCTGGATATGGCAGTCGGCGTGGTCGTCGGCGGTGCGTTCACGGCCATCGTCACGGCTCTGGTGGATGACGTCATCAACCCGCTGATCGGCCTGTTCTTCAAGGCAGATTTCTCGGATGTCGTGATCAGCCTGGGCGGTTCCAGCATCAAGATCGGCGAATTCGTCAACTCGGTCATCAACTTCCTCATCGTGGCCTTTGTGCTGTTTGTGGTGATCAAGTTCATCAACGGCCTGCACAAGAAGCCGGCAGCTCCCGCCGCACCGGCAGAGCCCACCACCAAGGTGTGCCCCTACTGCCAGACCGAGATCCCCATCAAGGCTGTGCGCTGCCCGCACTGCACCTCCAAGCTGGAGGGCTTCCCGGAGATCAATGTCGGATCCCGCAACTCCTGTACCTGA
- the rimO gene encoding 30S ribosomal protein S12 methylthiotransferase RimO, protein MKIACISLGCPKNQVDLDVMVHILLSAGHETVADLAEADVILVNTCGFIESAKTEAIENILEACSYKQQNPDLKVIVTGCLAERYRSQIEEEIPEVDAVVGCASNKAIDTIVERLFHGEDHLESYGAKKDFPLGGKRVIGTPAHYAYLKIAEGCNNRCHYCAIPGIRGPLHSRDMADCVAEARWLAGEGVKELIVVAQDPTAYGEDWGKPGSICELLDKLNKVPGLEWIRIMYAYPERITDDFIAAMKRNEKVVPYLDLPIQHCNDTILKNMNRRSNRAELLEVIGKLRREIPGITLRTTLIAGFPGETEEQFEDLCNFVKEVQFDRLGCFAYSAEENTVAARMDGQIEQEVKDKRAELVMQIQTGIMAQKQAEKVGQTVRVLCDGIDEESGLYLCRTTGDAPEVDGNVCVSSEEPLYPGQFYDVLVDDSDLYDLYGTVVK, encoded by the coding sequence ATGAAAATTGCATGCATTTCCCTTGGCTGCCCGAAGAACCAGGTCGACCTGGACGTGATGGTGCACATCCTGCTGTCGGCCGGTCATGAGACGGTGGCCGACCTGGCGGAGGCCGATGTCATCCTTGTGAACACCTGCGGCTTCATCGAGAGCGCCAAGACCGAAGCCATCGAGAACATTCTGGAAGCCTGCTCCTACAAGCAGCAGAACCCGGATCTGAAGGTCATCGTGACCGGCTGCCTTGCCGAGCGCTACCGCAGCCAGATCGAGGAAGAGATCCCCGAGGTGGATGCCGTGGTGGGCTGCGCCTCCAACAAGGCCATTGACACCATCGTGGAGCGGCTGTTCCACGGCGAGGACCATCTGGAGAGCTACGGTGCCAAGAAGGACTTCCCGCTGGGCGGCAAGCGCGTCATCGGCACGCCCGCCCACTATGCGTACTTAAAGATCGCCGAGGGCTGCAACAACCGCTGCCACTACTGCGCCATCCCCGGCATCCGCGGCCCGCTGCACAGCCGTGATATGGCCGACTGCGTGGCCGAGGCCCGCTGGCTGGCCGGTGAGGGCGTGAAGGAGCTGATCGTGGTGGCGCAGGATCCCACCGCCTACGGCGAGGACTGGGGCAAGCCCGGCAGCATCTGTGAGCTGCTGGACAAGCTGAACAAGGTGCCGGGGCTGGAATGGATCCGCATCATGTACGCCTACCCGGAGCGCATCACCGACGACTTCATCGCCGCCATGAAGCGCAACGAGAAGGTGGTGCCCTATCTGGATCTGCCCATCCAGCACTGCAACGACACCATCCTCAAGAACATGAACCGCCGTTCCAACCGTGCGGAGCTGCTGGAGGTCATCGGCAAGCTGCGCCGCGAGATCCCCGGCATCACCCTGCGCACCACCCTGATCGCAGGCTTCCCCGGCGAGACCGAGGAGCAGTTCGAGGACCTGTGCAACTTCGTCAAGGAAGTGCAGTTCGACCGTCTGGGCTGCTTTGCCTACTCGGCCGAGGAAAATACCGTGGCAGCACGGATGGACGGACAGATCGAGCAGGAGGTCAAGGACAAGCGCGCCGAGCTGGTGATGCAGATCCAGACCGGCATCATGGCCCAGAAGCAGGCCGAAAAGGTGGGCCAGACCGTGCGCGTGCTCTGCGACGGCATTGACGAAGAGAGCGGCCTGTATCTGTGCCGCACCACCGGCGATGCTCCGGAGGTGGACGGCAACGTGTGCGTGTCCAGCGAAGAGCCGCTGTACCCCGGCCAGTTCTATGATGTGCTGGTGGACGACAGCGATCTTTACGATCTGTATGGTACAGTCGTAAAATAA
- the pgsA gene encoding CDP-diacylglycerol--glycerol-3-phosphate 3-phosphatidyltransferase, translating into MNLPNKLTLTRIVLVPVFMIFVSLTSLDAVANGTFQPLYYLLAGIVFAAASFTDFLDGHLARKWNMVTDFGKFADPLADKLLTTVAFIYMMRDGVCSPVVLCIILAREFAVSGLRMVAAGAKDGKVIAANMWGKVKTVLQMLSIIFYFFGTALCWNGTLESITVVVLVSILLCWLVAIVTAVSGIKYLWDNRSFINTAK; encoded by the coding sequence ATGAATCTGCCCAATAAACTCACTCTGACCCGCATTGTGCTGGTGCCGGTGTTCATGATCTTTGTGTCCCTCACCAGTCTGGACGCGGTGGCCAACGGCACCTTCCAGCCGCTGTATTACCTGCTGGCCGGCATTGTTTTTGCAGCGGCCAGCTTCACCGACTTTCTGGACGGTCATCTGGCCCGCAAGTGGAACATGGTCACCGACTTTGGCAAGTTTGCCGACCCGCTGGCCGACAAGCTGCTGACCACTGTGGCCTTCATCTACATGATGCGGGACGGCGTGTGCAGCCCCGTGGTGCTGTGCATCATCCTGGCCCGTGAGTTCGCGGTTTCCGGCCTGCGCATGGTGGCGGCCGGTGCCAAGGACGGCAAGGTGATCGCGGCCAACATGTGGGGCAAGGTCAAGACCGTGCTGCAGATGCTGAGCATCATCTTCTACTTCTTCGGCACGGCACTGTGCTGGAACGGCACGCTGGAAAGCATCACGGTGGTGGTGCTGGTGTCCATCCTGCTGTGCTGGCTGGTGGCCATCGTCACGGCTGTGTCCGGTATCAAGTACCTGTGGGATAACCGCAGCTTTATCAACACTGCAAAATAA